One stretch of Methanocellales archaeon DNA includes these proteins:
- a CDS encoding DUF5518 domain-containing protein, whose amino-acid sequence MPKYFGPAIIGILLTIILGIFLTPFISVFIGGMIAGIMCKGGASGGAGVGFLLGVISAMPFFIMAAVLASIIPFAGAIMGGLGVALMVIIGAIGLVGGVIGGLLG is encoded by the coding sequence ATGCCCAAATACTTCGGACCTGCCATAATAGGCATTTTGCTAACGATTATTCTCGGCATCTTCTTAACGCCTTTCATCTCAGTGTTTATCGGTGGTATGATTGCAGGCATCATGTGCAAGGGTGGTGCTAGCGGCGGTGCTGGGGTTGGCTTTCTCTTGGGCGTCATTTCAGCCATGCCCTTTTTCATAATGGCAGCTGTACTTGCATCTATTATCCCCTTTGCAGGTGCGATAATGGGCGGACTTGGTGTAGCTTTAATGGTGATTATCGGAGCAATCGGTCTCGTTGGGGGCGTGATCGGTGGATTACTGGGCTGA
- a CDS encoding twin-arginine translocation signal domain-containing protein — MKMGRREFLKSLALAGAMATMGFSGCVSPGEPAPAPTPTTRPTPTPTPTPTPTPRPVAEPTPPSKTTTKNFTESKICPPCGYNMYLRDVNGVLWWVCEDEEHCGYKEKVTEPDILKKYGYTEQLKSL, encoded by the coding sequence ATGAAGATGGGAAGGCGCGAGTTCCTCAAGTCCCTCGCACTTGCAGGAGCTATGGCAACTATGGGCTTTTCAGGATGTGTATCACCTGGAGAGCCCGCTCCAGCTCCAACGCCTACAACTAGGCCTACACCTACTCCTACACCAACCCCAACACCTACACCAAGACCAGTAGCAGAGCCAACGCCGCCATCAAAAACTACAACTAAAAACTTTACAGAATCTAAAATATGTCCACCATGTGGTTACAACATGTATCTCCGAGATGTCAATGGTGTACTGTGGTGGGTCTGTGAAGATGAGGAACATTGTGGGTATAAGGAGAAAGTAACAGAGCCAGACATTTTGAAAAAGTATGGGTATACGGAACAACTCAAATCACTTTAA
- a CDS encoding tRNA uridine(34) 5-carboxymethylaminomethyl modification radical SAM/GNAT enzyme Elp3, protein MIEDVKSACRELVEMILAEDITSSDELNNAKKAVVQRYNLSKIPKNSDILAVSTDDEQGLVRRLAQIKPIRTISGVAVIAVMSSPHKCPHGSCVPCPGGPTSSFRSPQSYTGYEPAALRAIQQDYDPYRQATARLTQLKQIGHPLDKAELIVMGGTFTARSLRYQEWFVRRCLEAMNDFANENKNKNKRKASIPLKEVQKANENAGVRNVGITFETRPDWSKKEHIDLMLKLGGTKVELGIQSTHDFVLRRIQRGHTVEDAILANALLRDSGLKVGFHMMPGLPGSSLDDDLKMFRRVFTDSEFKPDYLKIYPTLIVNGTRLHDMWKNGEYVPLTNEDAVELLAEVKSFLPRWVRLQRIQRDIPVQHILAGVTKSNIRQLAADRLRQSGKKCQCIRCREVGHALLKGTEPDVENITSLTERYDACGGVEHFISIEDVKKDILIGFLRLRFPDNPHRPELSHAALVRELHVYGPMVPIGSRKDGWQHRGYGKELLSEAENITKDNGFDKIAITSGVGVRDYYRKLGYELDGPYMVKGLR, encoded by the coding sequence ATGATTGAAGACGTTAAATCTGCATGCAGGGAATTAGTGGAGATGATATTGGCCGAGGATATCACTTCTTCTGATGAACTAAACAATGCCAAGAAGGCGGTTGTGCAAAGGTACAACTTGTCCAAGATACCGAAGAACTCAGACATACTGGCAGTTTCCACTGATGATGAGCAGGGCCTCGTCAGAAGATTGGCTCAAATTAAACCGATTCGGACGATATCAGGCGTTGCTGTCATAGCTGTGATGTCCTCGCCCCATAAATGCCCCCATGGATCATGTGTTCCATGTCCTGGGGGGCCTACGTCCTCATTTCGTTCCCCGCAAAGTTATACCGGCTATGAGCCCGCTGCTTTACGAGCAATCCAGCAAGACTACGATCCCTATCGCCAAGCGACGGCTCGTCTCACTCAACTGAAACAGATCGGCCACCCTCTCGATAAAGCAGAGTTGATCGTCATGGGCGGCACGTTCACCGCCAGATCACTCCGCTATCAGGAGTGGTTCGTCCGCCGTTGTTTAGAGGCGATGAACGACTTTGCAAATGAAAATAAAAATAAAAATAAACGAAAGGCTTCAATTCCGCTCAAAGAGGTGCAAAAGGCCAACGAGAATGCCGGTGTAAGGAACGTAGGGATCACCTTTGAGACGCGTCCAGATTGGTCGAAAAAGGAGCACATCGATCTAATGTTGAAGCTTGGTGGAACAAAGGTCGAATTAGGCATTCAAAGCACCCATGATTTTGTGCTGAGAAGAATACAAAGGGGTCATACAGTTGAGGATGCCATCCTGGCTAATGCCCTGCTAAGGGATAGTGGGCTCAAAGTGGGCTTTCACATGATGCCTGGTTTGCCCGGCTCTTCTCTTGATGACGATTTAAAGATGTTTCGCCGCGTATTCACTGACTCTGAATTTAAGCCAGACTACCTGAAGATATATCCCACGCTGATCGTGAATGGAACGCGATTGCACGATATGTGGAAAAATGGCGAATACGTGCCACTTACGAATGAAGATGCAGTGGAGCTGCTCGCCGAGGTGAAATCCTTTTTACCCAGATGGGTAAGGCTGCAGAGAATCCAGCGGGATATTCCAGTACAACATATACTGGCAGGAGTGACCAAGAGCAATATCAGGCAGTTAGCGGCAGACAGGCTGAGACAATCGGGCAAAAAGTGCCAGTGCATACGTTGCAGGGAAGTTGGACATGCACTGCTTAAGGGGACCGAGCCAGACGTGGAGAACATAACATCGTTGACAGAAAGATATGATGCATGCGGTGGTGTTGAGCATTTCATATCAATCGAGGATGTTAAAAAGGACATATTGATAGGTTTCCTGAGACTCAGGTTCCCTGATAATCCTCATAGACCCGAGTTAAGCCATGCAGCACTTGTAAGGGAATTACACGTCTATGGTCCCATGGTTCCCATTGGCTCAAGAAAGGATGGATGGCAGCACCGGGGGTATGGCAAGGAGCTGCTGAGTGAGGCAGAGAATATAACAAAGGATAATGGGTTTGATAAAATTGCCATCACCAGTGGCGTTGGGGTGCGCGATTACTATCGAAAGTTAGGATATGAGCTTGATGGGCCCTATATGGTCAAAGGTTTGAGATGA
- a CDS encoding nitroreductase family protein, with amino-acid sequence MEDCMEAIENRRSIRKFKGEKVSKSDIKMLLHSAQMAPSAGNLQAREFIVVSSEEEREKLARAALKQEFLREAPITIVVCANLERSEMRYKARSALYAIQDATASVMNILLAAYSLGLGTCWVGAFDEREVSSLLSLPEHVRPIALVLVGYPDEAPMAPPRLGEKIEHWEKWMGQSIDD; translated from the coding sequence ATGGAGGACTGTATGGAAGCAATAGAAAATCGAAGATCGATACGCAAGTTCAAGGGGGAGAAAGTAAGCAAATCAGATATTAAAATGTTACTGCATTCTGCGCAAATGGCGCCCTCAGCAGGAAATCTACAGGCGAGAGAATTCATCGTCGTGTCCTCGGAGGAGGAGAGGGAAAAGTTGGCAAGGGCGGCGCTGAAACAAGAATTTCTAAGGGAGGCACCGATCACGATCGTCGTGTGTGCCAATCTGGAGCGTTCAGAAATGAGGTATAAGGCTAGAAGTGCTCTTTATGCCATCCAGGACGCAACTGCATCGGTGATGAACATCCTTCTTGCTGCGTACTCTCTTGGCCTGGGAACCTGTTGGGTGGGGGCTTTTGATGAGCGGGAAGTATCCTCTTTGTTAAGTTTGCCAGAGCATGTGCGACCTATTGCGCTAGTATTGGTAGGGTACCCTGATGAGGCGCCGATGGCACCCCCAAGATTGGGTGAGAAGATAGAACATTGGGAAAAATGGATGGGCCAGAGTATTGATGATTGA
- a CDS encoding amino acid-binding protein: protein MRITMDLELKDTPGQLVLALQPISDFEGNIVSVVHHRDKKTPRGMIPVQVAFDIEGEKVSGLINKLKSIGIIVARVDEERLRESRVGILIGHIVHSDIRDTIDQIDATGYAEVVDLAMSMPGIDQRSSARLVINATGKREMEYAVELLRNIAREKDLLLIEPI from the coding sequence ATGAGAATTACAATGGACCTAGAGTTAAAAGATACGCCTGGCCAACTAGTGTTAGCTCTCCAGCCCATCTCTGACTTTGAGGGCAACATCGTCTCTGTTGTGCACCATAGAGACAAGAAAACCCCGCGGGGCATGATTCCCGTACAAGTAGCCTTTGATATCGAAGGGGAAAAAGTGAGTGGCCTTATCAACAAATTAAAGAGCATCGGTATCATAGTCGCACGGGTTGATGAGGAAAGACTGCGCGAGAGTAGAGTGGGAATATTAATCGGGCACATCGTTCACTCGGATATTAGGGATACCATAGACCAGATCGATGCCACAGGATATGCAGAGGTAGTGGATCTCGCAATGTCCATGCCTGGAATAGATCAAAGATCATCTGCAAGACTGGTGATAAATGCCACTGGGAAAAGGGAAATGGAATATGCGGTGGAATTGCTCAGGAACATCGCGCGCGAAAAAGATTTGCTATTAATCGAGCCCATTTAG
- a CDS encoding homoserine dehydrogenase, which translates to MKKIRLSIIGFGVIGSGVAKVISKKRDYIKHRHGIDLELVGIGERNGGIACEEGVDPTEAYNLAKTKEMEKHPCWKEGMIGINVIKEVNADIVIETTPTNIDSGEPGLSHMMTAFKNKRHVVTSNKGPLAVAYKELIKAAEENDVQFRFEASVGGAMPVFNLVRECLQANKVLSIKGILNGTCNYILTRMSTEGMSYEHALSEAQELGIAETNPSYDVEGMDTACKLVILANEILGMDSTYKDVEIEGITGITIESLKLASDKGYTIKLIGEVEAEKLRVAPRLVPKDHPLAVRGTLNVMSLNTDLAGEITITGKGAGAIETSSSILSDVINIAKR; encoded by the coding sequence ATGAAAAAAATACGCCTCTCAATAATCGGATTTGGAGTTATAGGAAGTGGTGTTGCAAAGGTCATTTCGAAAAAAAGAGATTACATAAAGCACAGACATGGAATCGATCTTGAGCTAGTGGGAATTGGCGAACGTAATGGAGGCATTGCTTGTGAAGAGGGTGTCGATCCCACGGAAGCCTATAATTTGGCGAAAACAAAAGAAATGGAAAAGCACCCCTGCTGGAAAGAGGGGATGATCGGTATTAACGTCATTAAAGAAGTGAATGCAGACATCGTAATAGAGACAACTCCAACGAACATCGATTCTGGGGAGCCCGGTCTGAGCCATATGATGACTGCTTTTAAAAATAAAAGGCATGTAGTCACATCCAATAAAGGACCATTAGCCGTAGCATACAAAGAACTAATAAAAGCTGCTGAGGAAAATGATGTTCAGTTTAGATTTGAGGCTTCGGTGGGCGGAGCTATGCCGGTATTCAATCTTGTACGAGAATGCCTTCAAGCAAATAAGGTACTCAGCATCAAGGGCATCTTGAACGGAACGTGCAATTATATACTAACAAGGATGTCCACTGAAGGAATGTCATACGAGCACGCCCTATCTGAGGCTCAAGAACTGGGGATTGCAGAGACGAATCCAAGCTATGATGTCGAAGGAATGGATACTGCATGCAAGCTCGTAATTCTCGCAAATGAGATCCTCGGCATGGACAGCACTTACAAGGACGTCGAAATAGAGGGTATAACGGGGATCACCATAGAGTCGCTAAAACTGGCATCTGACAAAGGGTATACCATAAAGCTGATCGGTGAAGTAGAGGCGGAAAAATTAAGAGTTGCACCACGTTTAGTCCCAAAAGATCATCCTCTGGCTGTCAGAGGAACCCTCAATGTAATGTCTCTAAATACAGACCTGGCAGGAGAGATCACCATAACTGGCAAGGGTGCTGGCGCCATCGAAACGTCGAGCTCCATATTGAGCGATGTGATAAATATCGCGAAACGTTGA
- the metF gene encoding methylenetetrahydrofolate reductase [NAD(P)H]: protein MKVIDLYGNSPIYSLEVFPPRNGEPIDRVFGTIEPLKEFKPAYISVTCGASGTPRGGTVPIAAKIKREYGIESVVHLTCSDKSKQDIENLLMDVKYEGIENILALRGDPHQGEETFKPHEKGHTYASGFVEQISLMNKGKYLTEVEGAYRQGLPTNFCISVAGYPEGHPECSDKKKDLEHLKIKVDKGADYIITQMFFDVNHYLKFVKSAEGIGIDVPIIPGVMPLEEYSQIICMLQKMKISIPRAFMEKLEKNKSDKHAVQKICTEHTVDLCKTLIKEGAPGIHFYTMNRPESTRRILQQI from the coding sequence ATGAAAGTTATAGACCTCTATGGAAACTCACCCATTTACTCACTTGAAGTCTTCCCGCCGAGAAATGGGGAGCCTATCGATAGGGTATTTGGCACAATAGAGCCTTTAAAGGAATTTAAACCAGCGTACATCAGCGTAACTTGTGGTGCGAGCGGGACTCCGCGTGGTGGGACGGTACCAATAGCAGCAAAAATCAAGAGAGAATATGGAATAGAAAGCGTGGTCCATCTTACATGCTCAGACAAATCAAAACAAGACATAGAGAATTTGTTGATGGATGTGAAATATGAAGGGATCGAAAATATACTCGCCCTAAGGGGTGACCCCCATCAAGGAGAGGAGACGTTCAAGCCCCATGAAAAGGGGCACACATATGCCTCGGGATTTGTAGAACAGATCAGTTTGATGAACAAAGGAAAATATCTGACGGAGGTTGAAGGCGCATATAGGCAAGGCTTGCCCACAAATTTTTGCATAAGTGTGGCTGGTTATCCGGAAGGTCACCCGGAGTGCTCGGACAAGAAAAAGGATTTGGAGCATTTAAAAATAAAAGTTGACAAAGGTGCAGACTACATAATAACCCAAATGTTTTTTGATGTGAACCATTACCTGAAATTCGTGAAAAGTGCGGAAGGCATCGGCATAGATGTGCCCATAATTCCAGGCGTAATGCCCCTAGAAGAGTATTCTCAGATTATATGTATGTTACAAAAAATGAAAATAAGCATACCCAGAGCTTTCATGGAAAAACTCGAAAAGAACAAATCCGATAAGCATGCCGTGCAAAAAATCTGTACAGAACATACAGTAGACCTTTGTAAAACCCTGATAAAAGAGGGCGCACCAGGAATACATTTTTATACTATGAATCGACCGGAAAGCACACGTAGAATTCTGCAACAGATTTGA
- the msrB gene encoding peptide-methionine (R)-S-oxide reductase MsrB, translating into MVKGTEEYWKKKLDPESYHILREKGTEPPFSGEYVKFDEKGRYVCAACGNELFSSDTKFESSCGWPSFYDSKEGAVALRRDDSHGMHRIEVICKKCESHLGHIFDDGPEPTGKRYCINSLALDFIFL; encoded by the coding sequence ATGGTAAAAGGGACAGAAGAATACTGGAAAAAGAAGCTTGACCCTGAGAGTTACCACATCCTCAGGGAAAAAGGAACAGAGCCGCCTTTTAGTGGAGAATATGTTAAATTTGACGAAAAGGGCAGATATGTTTGCGCTGCATGTGGGAATGAGCTGTTTTCGTCAGACACCAAATTTGAATCCAGCTGCGGATGGCCAAGCTTCTATGATTCCAAGGAAGGTGCAGTTGCGCTCAGGCGGGATGACAGTCATGGCATGCACAGAATTGAAGTTATTTGCAAAAAATGTGAAAGCCACCTTGGGCATATTTTTGATGACGGCCCTGAACCCACAGGAAAAAGATATTGTATAAACTCCTTGGCATTGGATTTTATCTTTTTGTGA
- a CDS encoding sodium-translocating pyrophosphatase — protein MDLSIIVPISGLISLVFAAYLVFKISRQSSGNKKMQEISNAIREGAMAFLNSENKILVVFITGVSTLLYALSLVSGSNMHWGTTVAFIIGAILSILSGNIGMRIATLANAKTAEGSKESINKGLSVAFSSGAVMGITVVGLGVLGVWGMYMLFTNLIPAPYTCNPGQATTILFGFSFGASSVALFARVGGGIYTKSADVGADLVGKVEENIPEDDPRNPAVIADLVGDNVGDVAGMGADLYESYVESIIAPMALAAIAGGFAITTYGSNAIILPLIIAALGIFASIIGIFFVRTGKESNVYSAMRNGLFASAILVTVLGGMATWYLLDGELKPYYAMLAGLIAGIIIGLNTEYFASEKQKPVRQIAEASKTGPATVVIQGLVTGMTSTIVPVVSVVAAMVIAYYFAEFYGVAISAVGMLSILGMSLATDCYGPVADNAAGIAEMSGMGQDVRERAETLDAVGNTTAAMGKGFAIGSAAITALALIATFIVSLKLYYTGPEIEELLSLGGKYSPYLVSGVFIGALLPFVFVALTMGAVGKAAHKMVEEVRYQFKEFHLLTDPKAKPDYTRCVSISTKRALQAMILPGLMAVSVPIIVGMVFGPAGLAGLLLGSIATGFLLAIFLANAGGAWDNAKKYIEAGNLGGKGSLAHKAAVIGDTVGDPCKDTSGPALNILIKLMSVVSLVFLPLIVYFHS, from the coding sequence GTGGATCTATCTATAATCGTACCAATAAGCGGATTGATATCGCTGGTGTTTGCAGCATACCTAGTTTTTAAAATAAGTCGTCAAAGCTCAGGTAATAAAAAAATGCAGGAAATAAGTAACGCTATAAGAGAAGGAGCTATGGCTTTTCTGAATAGTGAAAACAAGATACTTGTTGTATTTATTACAGGAGTCTCAACGCTTCTCTATGCACTTTCGCTTGTTTCTGGTAGTAATATGCATTGGGGTACTACAGTTGCGTTTATTATCGGTGCCATCCTGTCCATCCTTTCCGGAAACATAGGGATGCGTATAGCAACGCTTGCCAATGCTAAAACAGCTGAGGGATCAAAAGAAAGTATAAACAAAGGATTGTCTGTTGCTTTCTCCAGCGGAGCTGTAATGGGCATTACCGTTGTTGGACTTGGCGTGCTTGGTGTATGGGGGATGTATATGCTGTTTACTAACCTAATACCAGCCCCATATACATGTAATCCGGGACAGGCTACCACCATACTGTTTGGCTTCAGTTTTGGTGCTTCATCAGTAGCACTGTTTGCCAGAGTGGGCGGCGGGATATATACAAAATCTGCTGATGTGGGGGCAGATCTTGTTGGAAAAGTCGAAGAAAACATACCTGAGGATGACCCAAGAAATCCAGCTGTTATCGCTGATCTAGTTGGTGACAACGTTGGTGATGTAGCCGGTATGGGTGCGGATCTGTACGAATCTTATGTTGAATCGATAATTGCTCCAATGGCTTTAGCTGCAATAGCCGGAGGATTTGCCATTACAACTTATGGATCAAATGCGATAATATTACCATTGATTATAGCTGCCTTAGGTATTTTTGCATCGATTATTGGGATATTTTTTGTTCGAACGGGTAAAGAATCAAATGTTTACTCTGCTATGAGAAATGGGTTATTTGCCAGTGCCATTTTAGTTACAGTTTTAGGCGGAATGGCGACATGGTATTTGCTTGATGGTGAGCTGAAACCGTACTACGCCATGCTAGCAGGATTGATAGCAGGAATTATCATAGGATTAAATACTGAGTATTTTGCTTCAGAGAAACAGAAACCTGTCAGGCAAATTGCTGAAGCATCTAAAACAGGTCCAGCAACCGTCGTTATTCAAGGCCTAGTTACTGGTATGACGAGTACAATTGTTCCCGTGGTATCAGTTGTTGCTGCGATGGTTATTGCATACTACTTCGCCGAGTTTTATGGCGTAGCTATTTCAGCAGTTGGTATGCTTAGCATCCTTGGTATGTCGCTTGCAACAGATTGTTATGGGCCAGTTGCTGATAATGCAGCAGGTATTGCCGAGATGTCTGGAATGGGGCAGGATGTGAGAGAGCGAGCTGAAACCTTAGATGCCGTAGGTAACACGACTGCTGCCATGGGTAAAGGTTTTGCAATAGGTTCAGCAGCTATCACGGCATTAGCACTAATTGCTACCTTCATCGTCTCCTTAAAGCTTTACTACACTGGACCTGAAATCGAAGAATTGCTTTCCTTAGGTGGCAAATACAGTCCATATCTTGTATCAGGCGTATTCATCGGGGCGTTACTACCTTTCGTATTTGTCGCGTTAACGATGGGTGCAGTAGGTAAAGCTGCCCATAAAATGGTAGAAGAAGTACGCTACCAGTTCAAAGAATTTCACCTATTAACTGATCCAAAAGCAAAACCCGATTATACCCGCTGCGTCAGTATCAGTACAAAACGAGCGTTACAAGCAATGATTCTCCCTGGATTAATGGCGGTTAGCGTTCCTATCATTGTGGGGATGGTCTTTGGGCCGGCAGGGCTTGCTGGGTTACTCCTCGGGTCGATTGCCACAGGGTTCCTTCTCGCTATATTCTTAGCAAATGCCGGCGGTGCTTGGGACAATGCAAAGAAATACATAGAGGCGGGAAACCTTGGGGGTAAGGGATCACTAGCGCATAAGGCCGCAGTTATAGGAGATACAGTAGGGGACCCATGTAAAGATACCTCGGGCCCAGCTCTCAATATTCTAATAAAACTCATGTCAGTTGTATCATTGGTGTTTCTACCGTTGATAGTTTATTTCCACAGCTAA
- a CDS encoding anion transporter, producing the protein MTIPIIVLAVVFMLIAIRQVGNIKLKIWQIMLFGAIAVLITGQISPTDALKSINVDVMLFLFSMFVIGVALEESGYLSHLSYEIFKRAKNMNQMLLLILFGMGFVSALLMNDTLAIIGTPMVLHLAKKHDMNPKALLIVLAFAITIGSVMSPIGNPQNFLIATQGNINNPFLTFLRHLLVPTILNLLAAFFLIKIVYKGQFNNDSLNHSKEPIKDPKLAILSKISLVLLLILIFIKIAIAFLNIQMDLKLVYITLISALPILAFGRKRISIIKKVDWQTLVFFAAMFVLTESVWNTGFFQSAITTLNVNILSIPMIFAVGVLLSQLISNVPLVALYLPMLSHAGATTKEMIALAAGSTIAGNFLILGAASNVIIIQNAEKRSGETITFLEFAKIGIPMTVVNTLIYMLFFVLF; encoded by the coding sequence ATGACGATCCCAATAATAGTTTTAGCTGTTGTTTTTATGCTCATTGCCATTAGGCAAGTGGGCAATATTAAATTAAAGATATGGCAAATAATGCTTTTTGGGGCTATAGCTGTCTTAATAACGGGCCAAATTTCCCCGACTGATGCTTTAAAATCAATAAACGTAGATGTAATGCTTTTCTTGTTTAGTATGTTTGTCATAGGTGTTGCACTTGAAGAGAGCGGTTATCTTTCTCACTTATCCTATGAAATATTTAAAAGGGCCAAAAATATGAACCAGATGCTATTACTCATTTTATTTGGAATGGGATTTGTTTCAGCACTTCTAATGAACGATACTTTGGCCATTATAGGAACGCCAATGGTTTTACATCTCGCAAAAAAGCATGATATGAATCCAAAAGCTCTTTTGATCGTGTTAGCATTTGCGATAACAATTGGTAGTGTTATGAGCCCAATTGGGAACCCGCAGAATTTTCTCATAGCTACCCAAGGTAATATCAACAATCCTTTTCTGACATTCTTGCGACATCTATTGGTGCCAACAATCCTCAATCTTTTGGCCGCTTTCTTCCTAATAAAAATTGTTTACAAAGGGCAATTTAACAATGATTCTTTGAACCACTCCAAAGAGCCTATAAAGGACCCTAAACTCGCCATTTTATCCAAAATATCCCTTGTTTTGTTGCTGATCCTAATATTTATCAAAATTGCGATTGCATTTTTGAATATCCAGATGGACCTTAAATTAGTTTATATCACGCTGATATCAGCACTGCCCATTTTAGCATTTGGCAGAAAAAGAATTTCTATAATCAAAAAAGTTGATTGGCAAACATTGGTATTTTTTGCTGCGATGTTTGTATTAACGGAAAGTGTCTGGAACACAGGATTTTTCCAGTCAGCAATAACCACTTTGAATGTAAACATCCTTTCCATTCCGATGATATTTGCTGTAGGCGTTTTACTAAGCCAGTTAATATCAAACGTGCCTTTGGTGGCACTATATCTGCCAATGCTCTCTCATGCAGGCGCAACAACAAAAGAGATGATAGCATTAGCTGCAGGCAGCACAATAGCTGGCAATTTCCTCATACTTGGTGCTGCTAGTAATGTTATAATAATTCAAAATGCAGAAAAGAGATCCGGAGAAACGATAACTTTTCTAGAATTCGCAAAGATTGGTATCCCAATGACAGTGGTGAACACTCTGATTTACATGTTGTTTTTTGTTTTGTTTTAA
- a CDS encoding HEPN domain-containing protein, whose amino-acid sequence MVLGRSVEIRLIVHGIKLEEVYKGQLFAVKKCEVTSSGKSMPNCVQINYKDSIKADPSVNEQQYINREIPRAVDLFTQSMSLLLRFPSHLISYKAKLDGVAVEPEIQQYRPNLYNLADMFNRGRFTPSGLSISPPRDFWGLLENVISSYRQKSNDVGRRLALSLRWFKKGSDELNSSDRLVAFWISFNALYANREIRSGEQRSIEKYICTNMDSEMAQHYAKSNRNNLETLSQLPTEKLPILLRRRSQEIEVTKCLDALLEANSPNYIEVVKKTALVIYAIRNNLFHGNYDPVSEDAQKHVATAEVLLSSLVRELLVKEMTGKPLPKTIVFPETLKI is encoded by the coding sequence ATGGTATTGGGACGTTCAGTTGAAATTCGGTTGATTGTTCATGGAATCAAACTTGAAGAGGTATACAAAGGTCAACTATTTGCCGTCAAGAAATGTGAGGTTACCTCCTCGGGGAAGTCAATGCCGAATTGTGTTCAAATTAACTACAAAGACAGCATAAAAGCTGACCCTTCTGTCAATGAGCAACAGTATATCAACAGGGAAATTCCAAGAGCTGTAGACTTATTTACACAATCTATGTCGCTACTGTTAAGATTTCCATCACATCTAATTAGCTACAAAGCAAAGTTGGACGGCGTTGCTGTGGAGCCTGAAATACAGCAATATAGACCGAATTTGTATAACCTTGCTGATATGTTCAATCGGGGTAGATTTACACCAAGTGGACTTTCAATATCACCACCCAGAGATTTCTGGGGACTTCTGGAGAATGTCATCTCCAGTTACCGCCAAAAATCAAACGACGTAGGCAGGCGCCTTGCTCTGTCGTTACGCTGGTTTAAGAAGGGAAGCGATGAGCTTAATAGTTCTGACCGACTGGTGGCTTTCTGGATATCATTCAATGCCCTTTATGCAAACCGTGAGATTAGGAGTGGTGAACAGAGATCTATTGAGAAGTATATATGCACCAATATGGATTCAGAAATGGCACAGCATTATGCCAAATCCAATAGAAATAACCTTGAAACTCTATCTCAGTTGCCAACAGAAAAATTACCAATACTACTGCGAAGGAGAAGCCAGGAGATTGAAGTTACAAAATGCTTGGATGCTTTGCTTGAAGCTAACTCGCCAAATTACATAGAGGTTGTCAAGAAAACGGCATTGGTCATTTACGCTATCAGAAATAATCTGTTCCACGGCAATTATGACCCAGTTTCAGAAGATGCTCAAAAGCACGTAGCAACTGCAGAAGTCCTGCTTTCATCTCTGGTAAGGGAATTACTAGTCAAGGAAATGACAGGAAAACCGCTCCCTAAAACAATTGTTTTCCCTGAAACTTTAAAAATTTAA